A genomic region of Trifolium pratense cultivar HEN17-A07 linkage group LG3, ARS_RC_1.1, whole genome shotgun sequence contains the following coding sequences:
- the LOC123915526 gene encoding glucan endo-1,3-beta-glucosidase 13-like: protein MATGFSFNLVFSTSLFLLLLDCCNGSFIGICYGRNADDLPTPDKVAQLVQLHKMKYVRIYDSNAQVLKAFAKTGVELMIGVPNSDLLSLSQYQSNADNWLKNSVLPYYPATKITYITVGAEVTESSYNTSSLVVPAMTNVLTALKKLGLHKKIKVSSTHSLGVLSRSFPPSAGAFNSSHAHFLKPMLEFLAENQSPFMIDIYPYYAYRDSPNKVSLDYALFQASSEVIDPNTGLLYTNMFDAQIDAIYYALMALNFRTIKVMVTETGWPSKGSPKEKAATPDNAQTYNTNLIRHVINNTGTPAKPGQELDVYIFSLFNENRKPGLESERNWGLFYPDQTSVYNLDFTGRGGVDMTTAANVTRSNRTSWCIASSKAKEIDLQNALDWACGPGNVDCTAIQPSQPCFEPDNLASHASFAFNSYYQQNGASDVACSFGGTGVKVDKDPSYDNCIYMRDGNNKTSGGNARAMSSTSSSQREGRYSISIYLLLTCLFIILNIQQS from the exons ATGGCTACTGGGTTCAGTTTCAACCTCGTCTTTTCAACTTCATTGTTCCTCCTTCTTCTAG ATTGTTGCAATGGTAGTTTCATTGGGATATGCTATGGAAGAAATGCCGACGACTTACCGACACCCGACAAGGTGGCACAGTTAGTTCAACTTCATAAAATGAAATATGTCAGGATTTATGATTCTAATGCACAAGTCCTAAAGGCCTTTGCAAAAACTGGAGTTGAACTTATGATTGGTGTTCCAAATTCAGATTTGCTCTCATTATCCCAATATCAATCTAATGCAGACAATTGGTTGAAAAACAGTGTCCTTCCTTATTATCCGGCCACAAAGATCACATACATAACTGTTGGTGCTGAAGTCACTGAAAGTTCCTATAATACCTCTTCATTGGTAGTGCCTGCCATGACTAATGTACTAACAGCACTCAAAAAACTAGGACTGCACAAAAAGATAAAAGTTTCGAGTACTCATTCGCTTGGTGTTCTCTCGCGATCATTCCCGCCTTCAGCTGGTGCTTTCAATAGTAGCCATGCACATTTCCTGAAGCCAATGCTAGAATTTCTCGCCGAAAATCAATCGCCTTTTATGATTGATATATATCCTTATTATGCTTACCGAGATTCACCGAATAAAGTGTCTTTAGACTATGCACTTTTTCAGGCTTCCTCTGAAGTTATTGATCCAAATACTGGTTTGTTGTACACAAACATGTTTGATGCACAGATTGATGCTATTTACTATGCACTCATGGCTCTAAATTTTAGAACAATTAAGGTCATGGTCACCGAAACAGGTTGGCCTTCAAAAGGGTCGCCTAAGGAAAAGGCTGCAACTCCTGATAATGCACAGACATATAATACCAATCTCATAAGGCATGTTATTAATAATACCGGTACTCCTGCGAAGCCGGGGCAGGAGCTAGATGTTTACATTTTCTCACTGTTTAATGAAAATAGGAAGCCCGGTTTAGAATCAGAGAGGAACTGGGGATTATTTTATCCAGATCAGACAAGTGTGTATAATCTAGATTTTACCGGACGGGGTGGTGTTGATATGACTACAGCTGCGAATGTAACCCGGTCAAATAGAACATCATGGTGCATTGCTTCTAGCAAAGCCAAAGAAATTGATTTGCAGAATGCTTTGGATTGGGCATGTGGTCCTGGCAATGTGGACTGTACTGCTATCCAGCCTAGCCAGCCTTGTTTCGAGCCGGATAATCTAGCTTCACACGCATCTTTTGCTTTTAATAGCTATTATCAGCAAAATGGGGCCTCTGATGTTGCTTGTAGTTTTGGCGGTACAGGTGTAAAAGTCGACAAGGATCCAA GTTATGACAACTGCATCTACATGAGAGATGG CAATAATAAAACTTCAGGTGGTAATGCAAGGGCGATGTCGTCAACTTCATCCTCTCAACGGGAAGGAAGATATTCAATTTCTATCTATCTTCTTTTAACTTGTCTCTTCATTATACTGAATATTCAACAATCCTGA
- the LOC123915528 gene encoding profilin-1: MSWQSYVDDHLLCEIEGNHLTHAAIIGLDGSVWAQSANFPQFKPEEITAINNDFAEPGTLAPTGLHLGGTKYMVIQGEPGAVIRGKKGPGGVTVKKTALALVIGIYAEPMTPGQCNMVVERLGDYLIEQGL; the protein is encoded by the exons ATGTCGTGGCAATCTTATGTTGATGATCATCTTCTCTGTGAAATCGAAGGTAATCATCTCACTCATGCTGCTATCATCGGTCTTGACGGCAGCGTTTGGGCTCAGAGCGCTAATTTCCCTCAG tttaaGCCTGAGGAAATAACTGCTATCAATAATGATTTTGCTGAGCCTGGAACACTTGCTCCAACTGGATTACATCTTGGTGGTACTAAATATATGGTGATTCAAGGTGAACCTGGAGCTGTCATTCGAGGGAAGAAG GGTCCTGGTGGTGTTACTGTTAAGAAGACGGCTTTGGCCTTAGTCATTGGCATTTATGCTGAACCAATGACTCCTGGTCAGTGCAACATGGTAGTTGAAAGGCTTGGTGATTATCTCATTGAACAGGGTCTTTAA
- the LOC123915529 gene encoding profilin-2: MSWQTYVDEHLMCDIDGTGHHLTAAAIIGHDGSVWAQSSSFPAIKPQENSDIMKDFDEPGHLAPTGLHLAGVKYMVIQGESGAVIRGKKGSGGITIKKTGQALVFGVYEEPVTPGQCNMVVERLGDYLIDQGL; the protein is encoded by the exons atgTCGTGGCAAACTTACGTTGATGAACATTTGATGTGTGATATTGATGGTACCGGACACCATCTCACTGCAGCTGCCATCATTGGCCATGATGGCTCTGTTTGGGCTCAGAGCTCTTCCTTCCCAGCG ATTAAGCCTCAAGAGAACAGTGATATCATGAAAGATTTCGACGAACCGGGCCATCTTGCTCCTACAGGCTTGCACCTTGCTGGAGTCAAATACATGGTTATTCAAGGAGAGTCTGGAGCTGTCATTCGCGGAAAGAAG GGATCCGGAGGCATCACCATAAAGAAGACCGGTCAAGCTTTAGTTTTTGGTGTTTATGAGGAACCTGTAACTCCTGGACAATGCAACATGGTTGTTGAGAGGTTGGGAGATTACCTCATTGATCAGGGTCTGTAG
- the LOC123915530 gene encoding derlin-1 translates to MSSPGEYYRSLPPISKAYGTACFIATVAYQLGLYKPVHIALLYDQVFYRFQIWRLFTNLFFLGGFSVNFAIRLLMIARYGVQLEKGVFERRTADFLWMMIFGASALLVLCAIPFFWSPFLAVSLVFMLLYVWSREFPNAQINIYGLFAIKAFYLPWTMLALDVIFGSPIMPDLLGIIAGHLYYFLTVLHPLAGGKNILKTPLWVNKLVARWRIGAPPISRGQPVNNAQQESGSGVFRGRSYRLNG, encoded by the exons ATGTCTTCTCCCGGCGA GTATTATAGATCTCTTCCACCTATAAGCAAGGCTTATGGAACTGCTTGCTTTATAGCTACTGTAGCTTACCAACTTGGATTATATAAACCAGTTCACATTGCACTATTATACGATCAAGTGTTCTACCGTTTTCAG ATTTGGAGGCTGTTCACAAACCTTTTTTTCCTCGGTGGATTCTCCGTCAATTTCGCCATTCGTCTTTTAATGAT AGCAAGGTATGGTGTCCAACTTGAGAAGGGAGTATTCGAAAGACGGACTGCTGATTTCTTGTGGATGATGATATTTGGAGCCTCTGCACTATTG GTTTTGTGTGCAATCCCCTTTTTTTGGTCCCCCTTTTTGGCAGTATCACTTGTTTTTATGCTCCTTTATGTTTGGAGCAGAGAATTTCCAAACGCTCAAATCAACATTTATGGACTTTTTGCAATTAAG GCCTTCTATCTTCCGTGGACGATGCTGGCTTTGGATGTCATTTTCGGTTCACCTATAATGCCTGATCTATTGGGCATCATTGCGGGACATCTCTACTACTTCTTGACAGTGTTGCATCCACTAGCAGGTGgaaaaaacattttgaaaactCCATTGTGGGT AAATAAATTGGTTGCAAGATGGAGAATTGGAGCCCCACCAATTAGTCGTGGCCAGCCTGTTAATAATGCTCAACAAGAGAGCGGTTCAGGAGTTTTCAGGGGAAGATCCTACCGACTTAATGGGTAG
- the LOC123915531 gene encoding uncharacterized protein LOC123915531 produces MRIYIVKKLRRKVFVTTTTMDPCPFLRLIVQSLSLKLLPSPTKPLPLSGVHPSTTPCFCKIRISSLPSTTALLPLSSTSSTTSSPAFHFDSAALRRLSGKPLTLSVSVYNGPMSRNCGVRSAKLLGRVLLPIQLPISISSPITFHNGWFKLNHETDDKPSHLLHLLVRSEPDPRFVFHFGGEPECSPVIFQIQENIKQPVFSCKFSAKSQPLPSDFTNNNSSRWRRSLRGDREQSGQLGNERKGWMIVIHDLSGSPVAAASMITPFVPSPGSDRVSRSNAGAWVILRPIGGSTVSSCSWKPWGRLEAWRERGPIDGLGYKVELFSDNGPVNAIPIAEGTLSVKKGGKFCIDSAILGSKWLPGEGFVMGSTVSGEGKVSAPVVQVGARHVTCMPDAALFLALSAAIDLSMDACKLFSHKLRKELCPDQQYSFS; encoded by the exons ATGCgtatatatatagtgaaaaaaCTAAGAAGAAAAGTGTTtgttactactactactatggATCCTTGTCCCTTTCTTCGCCTCATAGTCCAATCCCTCTCTCTCAAACTCCTTCCTTCTCCAACTAAACCCCTCCCACTTTCCGGTGTACACCCCTCCACCACACCATGCTTCTGCAAAATCCGCATTTCATCTCTTCCCTCCACCACCGCTCTCCTTCCACTCTCTTCCACCTCTTCAACCACCTCCTCCCCCGCATTCCATTTCGACTCCGCCGCTCTCCGTCGTCTCTCTGGTAAACCTCTCACTCTCTCTGTTTCTGTTTACAACGGTCCAATGAGCCGTAACTGTGGCGTCCGAAGTGCCAAGCTACTCGGACGTGTACTCCTCCCTATTCAATTACCAATCTCAATCTCTTCTCCCATTACTTTCCATAATGGCTGGTTCAAACTTAACCATGAAACAGACGATAAACCGTCGCATTTGCTTCATCTTCTGGTCCGGTCTGAACCGGATCCGAGATTCGTGTTTCATTTTGGTGGCGAACCGGAGTGTAGTCCTGTCATTTTTCAGATTCAGGAGAATATTAAACAACCGGTTTTTAGCTGCAAATTTAGTGCCAAATCACA gccTCTTCCATCAGATTTTACAAACAATAATTCAAGTAGATGGAGAAGATCATTGAGAGGTGATAGAGAACAAAGTGGACAGCTAGGGAATGAGAGAAAGGGTTGGATGATAGTAATTCACGATCTATCAGGCTCACCCGTTGCTGCAGCCTCAATGATCACACCGTTTGTTCCATCCCCTGGCTCAGACCGTGTGTCACGATCAAACGCAGGCGCGTGGGTTATTCTCCGCCCAATCGGAGGCTCTACCGTGAGTAGCTGTAGCTGGAAGCCATGGGGCCGTCTCGAGGCATGGCGAGAGAGAGGTCCTATAGATGGCTTGGGCTACAAGGTGGAGCTTTTCTCTGACAATGGACCTGTCAATGCAATACCAATTGCTGAAGGCACACTGAGTGTGAAAAAGGGTGGCAAATTCTGCATTGATTCTGCAATATTGGGATCAAAGTGGTTACCTGGTGAAGGTTTTGTGATGGGTTCAACTGTGAGTGGTGAAGGAAAAGTGAGTGCACCAGTTGTACAAGTTGGGGCACGGCACGTAACATGCATGCCAGATGCTGCTCTTTTCCTTGCTCTCTCTGCTGCTATTGATCTTAGCATGGATGCTTGCAAGCTTTTCTCACATAAACTTAGAAAGGAACTTTGTCCTGATCAACAATACTCTTTTTCATAA
- the LOC123915532 gene encoding leucine-rich repeat extensin-like protein 4, with translation MQKTMILSILHILLLLFPNAAKASIGIGIGVGIGIGTGNGGVGANTPLPSGSNLNNAYTALQAWKTSITDDPLKILDTWIGSNVCSYKGIFCDTSETPFVAGIDLNHANLQGTLVKELSLLSDITLLHLNSNKFSGTVPDTFKDFTFLQELDLSNNQLSGSFPTVTLDMPSLVYLDLRFNNFKGSLPEELFNKKLDAIFLNNNQFSGEIPQSFGNSPASVINLANNKLSGNIPASFGFMSSKLKEILFLNNQLTGCIPQGVGIFTEMQVLDVSFNSLVGHLPDTISCLQDIEVLNLGHNKLSGDISDVICSLRSLLNLTVAYNFFSGFSQECSRLFNIGFDFTDNCIPGRNMQRPSPECSVIPDVNLNCLRIPTPKPLVCGTLASRASNFKYTNIHSSSP, from the coding sequence ATGCAGAAAACAATGATTCTGTCTATTCTCCATATCCTTCTTCTCCTCTTTCCAAATGCAGCAAAAGCTTCCATTGGTATAGGCATTGGTGTTGGCATTGGCATTGGCACTGGCAATGGTGGTGTTGGTGCTAACACTCCATTGCCTTCAGGATCAAATCTAAACAATGCTTACACAGCTCTTCAAGCTTGGAAAACTTCAATCACGGATGACCCTTTGAAGATTTTAGACACATGGATTGGTTCTAATGTTTGTTCCTATAAAGGAATCTTTTGTGACACTAGTGAAACTCCTTTTGTTGCAGGAATAGATCTCAACCATGCAAATCTTCAAGGAACACTTGTAAAAGAACTCTCTTTACTATCTGATATAACACTTCTTCATCTCAACAGTAACAAATTTTCTGGTACAGTTCCTGATACATTCAAAGACTTTACCTTTCTTCAAGAACTAGACTTAAGCAATAACCAACTTTCAGGTTCTTTCCCTACAGTTACTTTAGACATGCCAAGTTTAGTTTACTTGGATCTTAGATTCAATAATTTCAAAGGGTCACTTCCTGAAGAACTTTTCAATAAGAAACTAGATGCAATATTTCTCAACAACAATCAATTTAGTGGTGAAATTCCACAAAGCTTTGGTAACTCACCTGCATCAGTGATCAATTTAGCTAACAACAAACTAAGTGGAAATATACCAGCAAGTTTTGGTTTTATGAGTTCTAAGTTAAAAGAGattctttttcttaataatcAGTTAACAGGTTGTATTCCTCAAGGTGTTGGTATATTCACAGAAATGCAGGTTCTTGATGTGAGTTTTAATTCACTTGTAGGTCATTTGCCAGATACAATATCTTGTTTGCAAGATATTGAGGTTCTTAATTTAGGACATAACAAGCTTTCTGGTGATATATCTGATGTGATATGTTCTTTGAGAAGTTTGTTGAATTTAACTGTTGCTTATAATTTCTTTTCTGGGTTTAGTCAAGAATGTTCAAGGCTTTTCAATATTGGTTTTGATTTTACAGATAATTGTATTCCTGGTAGGAATATGCAGAGACCTTCACCTGAATGTTCTGTGATCCCTGATGTTAATTTGAATTGTCTTAGAATTCCTACTCCAAAACCTCTTGTTTGTGGTACATTGGCTTCAAGAGCTTCTAATTTTAAGTACACAAATATTCATTCATCATCTCCCTGA